One genomic window of Leptospira paudalimensis includes the following:
- a CDS encoding TRL-like family protein, with protein MLCPQKFEKKKNKSKNFMMISSFYKTNFPISWTKNYKNKFLILSRVNPARFLPISVSKRIIRLFLFSLPFFFQQCASSGFGTQGLLYENQRISMLETGITASKEGFACSKSYLGLIAFGDASIEMAQRQGNIKEITSIELETYNFFGIYAKLCTVTRGN; from the coding sequence ATGCTTTGTCCTCAAAAATTCGAAAAAAAGAAGAACAAATCGAAAAACTTTATGATGATATCATCCTTTTACAAAACCAACTTTCCAATCTCTTGGACAAAGAATTACAAAAATAAATTCCTAATTCTCTCACGAGTCAATCCTGCACGATTTCTTCCAATTTCTGTTTCCAAACGAATCATTCGCTTATTCCTATTTTCTTTGCCTTTTTTTTTCCAACAATGTGCGAGTTCAGGATTTGGTACCCAAGGATTGTTGTATGAAAACCAAAGAATTTCCATGTTGGAAACCGGAATCACGGCTTCCAAAGAAGGGTTTGCTTGTTCGAAATCCTATTTAGGGCTCATCGCTTTTGGGGACGCATCAATTGAAATGGCACAAAGACAAGGAAACATCAAAGAAATTACGTCAATTGAATTAGAAACCTATAATTTCTTCGGGATTTACGCAAAACTATGTACGGTAACTAGGGGAAATTAG
- a CDS encoding Ig-like domain-containing protein, with the protein MVMWKRIRLLFLFVFSYVHCLPEPSPSLLGVLVLPLVTQTSTTFTIESTTPANGATGVSLNPTITIIMTQAIEATSLNTNISCSPSCPSLTGGSSNRTITLTPTSALTSGITYTITLNQNIQSTFGLTLGTNTSFSFTTL; encoded by the coding sequence ATGGTCATGTGGAAAAGAATCAGATTGTTATTTCTATTTGTTTTTTCTTACGTACATTGTTTGCCGGAACCATCTCCATCCTTACTAGGTGTGCTCGTTTTACCTTTGGTCACCCAAACCTCTACAACCTTTACCATTGAATCCACAACACCCGCCAATGGAGCAACTGGTGTGAGTCTTAATCCAACGATCACCATCATCATGACGCAAGCCATTGAAGCCACATCTCTCAATACCAATATTTCCTGCTCTCCCTCTTGCCCAAGCCTGACAGGTGGATCATCGAACCGTACGATCACTCTCACACCAACAAGTGCACTCACATCCGGGATTACGTATACAATCACCTTAAACCAAAATATCCAATCTACTTTTGGACTCACCCTGGGAACCAATACTAGTTTTAGTTTTACAACCTTATAA
- the acs gene encoding acetate--CoA ligase, with amino-acid sequence MPKERIVAPSKEFAKLANVSLKEYKAKYKESIEKPEKFWAEQAKRLTWFKKWTKVLKQDFAKAKAEWFVGGKLNVSYNCLDRHLDSPLKNKAALIWEGDNPDESKVLTYHDLHREVNHFANVLKKFKVKKGDRVLIYLPMIPELAITTLACTRIGAVHSVVFGGFSPEALLGRIEDCKPTLVITADGGYRGGKPIELKKNVDVALSETKFQVNDVIVVKRTGDEGNLNWKEGRDHWYHYLMKDPDVKKECPAVPMDSEDPLFILYTSGSTGKPKGVLHTTAGYLLGANLTFATIFDYKDTDTYWCTADIGWITGHSYILYGPLSNGATSLMFEGVPSYPDMGRFWDVIDKYKVTVFYTAPTAIRALMREGLEPIKKRSLASLRLLGSVGEPINPEAWEWYYANIGKSKCPIVDTWWQTETGSIMISGIPGAIPQKPGSASWPFYGILPVLVDNEGVEIKGKGEISGNLCIAKPWPSMMRGVYGDPKRFFDTYFSQFKGYYFTGDGANRDNEGYFRITGRVDDVLNVSGHRIGSAEVESALVEHKSVAEAAVVGFPHDIKGQGIYAYVTVKQGVVTNDQLKKELIAMVEKMIGKIARPDVIHWAPGLPKTRSGKIMRRILRKIANNEFDTLGDISTLADPSVVQSLIDDKKKYHS; translated from the coding sequence ATGCCGAAAGAAAGAATCGTGGCACCATCCAAAGAATTTGCCAAGCTTGCAAATGTTAGCTTAAAAGAATACAAAGCCAAATACAAAGAATCGATTGAAAAACCAGAGAAATTTTGGGCCGAACAAGCCAAACGCCTAACATGGTTTAAAAAATGGACCAAGGTATTAAAACAAGATTTTGCTAAAGCCAAAGCAGAATGGTTTGTAGGTGGAAAACTGAATGTTTCCTATAATTGTTTAGACCGCCACCTGGATTCACCTCTCAAAAATAAAGCTGCACTGATTTGGGAAGGAGACAATCCGGACGAATCCAAAGTTCTTACTTACCATGATTTGCACCGAGAAGTGAATCACTTTGCCAATGTTTTAAAAAAGTTCAAAGTGAAAAAAGGGGATCGTGTCCTCATTTACCTCCCTATGATCCCTGAACTTGCCATCACCACACTTGCTTGTACTCGCATTGGGGCGGTCCATTCTGTTGTTTTTGGTGGATTTTCGCCAGAAGCGCTTCTAGGTCGTATAGAAGATTGTAAACCAACACTCGTCATTACTGCTGATGGAGGGTACCGTGGTGGCAAACCAATTGAATTGAAAAAAAATGTAGATGTTGCCTTATCAGAAACCAAGTTCCAAGTGAATGATGTCATCGTTGTCAAACGTACTGGAGACGAAGGAAATCTGAATTGGAAAGAGGGTCGTGATCATTGGTACCATTACCTTATGAAAGACCCAGATGTAAAAAAAGAATGTCCTGCTGTTCCTATGGATTCTGAAGATCCACTTTTTATATTGTACACGTCTGGTTCCACAGGGAAACCAAAAGGTGTCTTACACACGACAGCAGGTTATTTGTTAGGTGCTAATCTTACGTTTGCAACCATCTTTGATTATAAAGACACTGACACTTACTGGTGTACGGCAGATATCGGATGGATCACAGGCCATAGTTATATTTTATATGGACCTCTTTCCAATGGAGCCACGTCTTTGATGTTTGAAGGGGTTCCCAGTTACCCAGACATGGGTAGATTTTGGGATGTGATTGATAAGTACAAAGTCACAGTATTTTATACCGCACCAACTGCCATCCGTGCCCTCATGCGAGAAGGACTCGAACCAATCAAAAAACGTTCACTCGCATCACTACGGTTACTTGGATCTGTGGGAGAACCCATCAATCCGGAAGCTTGGGAATGGTATTATGCCAATATAGGGAAATCAAAATGCCCGATTGTTGATACATGGTGGCAAACAGAAACGGGTTCCATTATGATTTCAGGAATCCCGGGAGCAATCCCACAAAAACCTGGTTCGGCCAGTTGGCCATTTTATGGAATCCTACCGGTTCTTGTGGACAATGAAGGAGTAGAGATCAAAGGCAAGGGAGAAATCTCCGGTAATCTTTGTATCGCAAAACCTTGGCCATCTATGATGCGAGGTGTGTACGGAGATCCAAAACGATTCTTTGATACTTACTTTTCCCAATTCAAAGGGTATTATTTTACAGGAGATGGTGCCAACCGAGATAACGAAGGTTACTTTCGTATCACGGGAAGAGTCGATGATGTGCTGAATGTTTCAGGACACCGCATTGGTTCCGCTGAAGTAGAGAGTGCCCTTGTTGAACACAAATCCGTGGCAGAAGCAGCGGTGGTTGGTTTTCCACATGATATCAAAGGACAAGGGATTTATGCCTATGTCACAGTGAAACAAGGGGTTGTGACAAACGACCAATTGAAAAAAGAACTTATTGCCATGGTGGAAAAGATGATTGGGAAAATTGCTAGACCCGATGTGATCCATTGGGCTCCGGGACTTCCCAAAACTCGTTCAGGGAAAATCATGCGCAGGATCTTACGAAAAATTGCTAACAACGAATTTGATACGTTAGGTGATATTAGTACCCTTGCCGATCCATCTGTAGTACAATCCTTAATTGATGATAAAAAGAAATATCATAGTTAA
- a CDS encoding sodium-translocating pyrophosphatase: MNVELIIIVMALVSIATAIFYAARVIRIQVGAEGGNDKETAKLKEISAAIAEGAMAFLLREYRVILLFISFMTVLIYLLLDNPNTEFNEGIYTSIAFVSGALISCLSGFIGMKIATAGNVRTAQAAKTSLSKAFRVAFDSGAVMGFGLIGLAVLGMIGLFLLFTGSNPAVAKHILMESLAGFGLGGSSVALFGRVGGGIYTKAADVGADLVGKVEKGIPEDDPRNPATIADNVGDNVGDIAGMGADLFGSAAEATCAALVIGATASALADNNSALLYPLLISAIGIPASLITTFFARVKEGGNVEKALKLQLWISTFIVAGALYFATDLFMIDSFQIGDKTITKWNVYTSVALGLFAGMFIGWITEIYTSHSYKPVREVADACDTGAATNIIYGLALGYKSTVVPVILLVIVIVVSNILAGMYGIAISAIGMISTIAIGLTIDAYGPVSDNAGGIAEMAELGKDVRDRTDNLDAAGNTTAAVGKGFAIGSAALTSLALFAAFITRTQNASKEMGEGAIDLTSIELLDPLVFGGLLFGAMLPFIFSAMTMKSVGKAALDMVKEVRRQFKEIPGLMEGKAKPEYAKCVDISTSAALREMIPPGLLVLLSPIVIGYLFGVKSLAGLLAGALVSGVVLAISSANSGGAWDNAKKYIEKTAGGKGSEKHKAAVVGDTVGDPFKDTSGPAINILIKLMAITSLVFAEFFVTKGGIVLNFFK, from the coding sequence ATGAATGTAGAGTTAATCATTATCGTCATGGCACTGGTCTCCATCGCCACGGCGATTTTCTACGCCGCACGTGTAATACGTATCCAAGTGGGCGCAGAGGGTGGCAACGACAAAGAAACCGCCAAATTAAAAGAAATCTCAGCCGCGATCGCAGAAGGGGCTATGGCCTTCCTTCTCAGAGAATACCGTGTCATTCTGCTTTTTATCAGCTTCATGACGGTTCTCATTTACCTATTATTAGATAACCCGAATACAGAATTCAACGAAGGAATTTACACTTCGATCGCTTTTGTTTCCGGAGCTCTTATTTCTTGCCTTTCTGGTTTTATCGGGATGAAAATTGCGACTGCTGGAAACGTAAGAACGGCACAAGCCGCAAAAACTTCCCTTTCCAAAGCGTTCCGAGTGGCTTTTGATTCTGGAGCTGTGATGGGATTTGGTCTCATCGGTCTTGCGGTTCTTGGTATGATTGGATTATTTCTACTTTTTACTGGTTCCAATCCTGCAGTTGCCAAACACATCCTCATGGAATCACTCGCTGGTTTTGGTCTTGGTGGATCATCAGTGGCACTATTTGGTCGCGTGGGAGGTGGAATTTATACAAAAGCCGCTGACGTGGGTGCTGACCTTGTTGGTAAAGTAGAAAAAGGAATCCCAGAAGATGATCCTCGTAACCCTGCAACCATTGCAGATAACGTAGGAGACAACGTGGGTGACATTGCTGGTATGGGTGCTGACCTTTTTGGTTCTGCTGCAGAAGCAACCTGTGCGGCTCTTGTGATTGGAGCAACAGCTTCAGCGCTTGCAGACAATAACTCTGCTCTTCTTTATCCGCTTTTAATTTCTGCGATTGGAATTCCTGCGTCCCTCATCACAACGTTTTTTGCGCGAGTGAAAGAAGGTGGAAACGTAGAAAAAGCTCTCAAACTCCAACTTTGGATTTCAACATTTATTGTTGCGGGTGCTTTGTATTTTGCAACTGACCTCTTTATGATCGATAGTTTCCAAATTGGAGACAAGACCATCACAAAATGGAATGTATACACTTCCGTCGCATTAGGTCTGTTTGCTGGTATGTTCATCGGTTGGATCACAGAGATTTATACATCTCACTCCTACAAACCTGTGCGTGAAGTTGCTGATGCTTGTGACACAGGTGCTGCAACCAACATCATTTACGGTTTAGCACTTGGATACAAATCCACTGTAGTTCCAGTGATTTTACTTGTGATTGTAATTGTGGTTTCCAATATCCTTGCTGGGATGTATGGAATTGCAATTTCTGCAATTGGTATGATCTCTACCATTGCCATTGGCCTTACCATTGATGCTTACGGCCCTGTTTCTGATAACGCAGGTGGAATTGCTGAAATGGCAGAACTGGGAAAAGACGTTCGTGATCGAACTGACAACCTTGATGCGGCTGGAAACACGACGGCAGCTGTAGGAAAGGGTTTTGCGATTGGTTCTGCGGCTCTTACTTCCCTTGCCTTATTTGCTGCGTTTATCACAAGAACTCAAAATGCTTCCAAAGAAATGGGAGAGGGTGCGATTGATTTAACTTCGATCGAACTCCTTGATCCATTGGTGTTTGGTGGTCTTCTTTTTGGAGCGATGTTACCTTTCATTTTCTCTGCTATGACCATGAAGTCAGTTGGAAAAGCAGCACTTGACATGGTCAAAGAAGTTCGTCGCCAATTCAAAGAGATCCCTGGTCTTATGGAAGGAAAAGCAAAACCTGAGTATGCAAAATGTGTGGATATTTCCACTTCCGCTGCACTTCGAGAAATGATCCCTCCAGGTTTATTAGTTCTTCTTAGCCCAATTGTGATTGGTTATTTGTTTGGAGTGAAGTCCCTTGCCGGTTTACTTGCGGGTGCACTTGTATCAGGTGTGGTTCTTGCAATTTCTTCTGCTAACTCTGGTGGAGCATGGGACAACGCGAAAAAATACATCGAAAAAACTGCTGGTGGAAAAGGTTCTGAAAAACATAAAGCTGCTGTTGTTGGTGATACTGTAGGTGATCCGTTTAAAGATACTTCTGGTCCAGCAATCAACATCCTTATCAAACTGATGGCAATCACATCGCTTGTGTTTGCTGAATTTTTTGTGACAAAAGGTGGAATCGTATTAAATTTCTTTAAATAA
- a CDS encoding dicarboxylate/amino acid:cation symporter, producing the protein MSLPKIAFWKQILISLVLGLTLGISLNPESGIVSKESINPYLPWLKLPGDLFLNLLQMIMIPLVIVSIALGVSSLKNLKDLWNLGSKTLIYFIFTTIISVSIGISLTMVSKPGNQIQNKVGNQSMTDSLSINVSKEKEKSIPEIITNIIPKNIINVWSKQQMLSIVFLGMMLGIFFLTSKESGTALKAFCHSLESFCLWVVSLAMKLAPLAVLGLMSYAMVQIGFSLVMGLITYILTVLVGLVLILLFYGLMVFVFTKQNPIHFFYLIREIPILGFSTSSSSSVLPYSLKVAKEKLKLKETVADFVLPLGATINMDGTALYQAVATVFLSQVYQIELSSIDLFLLVGTVTAASIGTAATPGVGLVILSSILYTFHIPIEGITILFGVDRFLDMCRTSVNLTGDLSCAYIMDHIWKEEK; encoded by the coding sequence ATGTCACTTCCCAAAATTGCCTTTTGGAAACAAATTCTCATCTCTCTAGTGTTAGGTTTAACTTTAGGAATTAGTTTAAATCCTGAATCAGGAATCGTTTCAAAAGAATCGATAAATCCCTATTTACCGTGGCTGAAACTACCAGGTGATTTATTTTTAAACCTTTTACAAATGATCATGATTCCACTTGTGATCGTCTCCATTGCATTAGGAGTATCTAGTTTAAAAAATCTCAAAGACCTTTGGAATTTAGGAAGTAAAACCTTAATTTACTTTATCTTCACAACAATTATTTCTGTAAGCATTGGAATTTCTCTCACGATGGTTTCCAAACCTGGGAATCAAATCCAAAACAAAGTTGGAAATCAATCAATGACAGATTCCCTCTCAATCAATGTGTCCAAAGAAAAGGAAAAATCGATTCCTGAGATCATAACAAATATCATCCCGAAAAACATAATTAATGTTTGGTCGAAACAACAAATGTTATCGATCGTTTTTTTGGGAATGATGTTAGGTATTTTTTTTCTAACATCCAAAGAATCTGGAACAGCCCTCAAAGCATTTTGTCATTCCTTAGAAAGTTTTTGCCTCTGGGTGGTTTCTTTGGCAATGAAACTTGCCCCACTCGCTGTATTGGGTCTGATGAGTTATGCTATGGTTCAAATTGGTTTTTCGCTAGTGATGGGGTTGATCACTTACATTTTGACTGTGTTAGTTGGACTAGTATTGATTTTGTTATTTTATGGATTGATGGTGTTCGTTTTTACAAAACAAAACCCAATCCATTTTTTTTACTTAATTCGTGAGATCCCAATTTTGGGTTTTTCCACATCGAGTTCCAGTTCTGTTTTGCCCTATTCACTCAAAGTCGCAAAAGAGAAGTTAAAACTAAAAGAAACAGTAGCGGATTTTGTTTTACCATTAGGAGCCACAATCAATATGGATGGAACAGCCCTATACCAAGCAGTGGCTACTGTGTTTTTAAGTCAGGTGTACCAAATTGAATTAAGTTCAATAGATTTGTTTTTGTTAGTTGGAACAGTGACAGCAGCTTCCATCGGAACAGCAGCCACTCCTGGAGTCGGCCTCGTAATTCTATCATCCATCCTTTACACCTTCCATATACCCATAGAAGGTATCACAATTCTTTTTGGTGTTGACCGCTTTTTGGATATGTGTAGAACTTCAGTAAATCTGACCGGCGATCTCTCTTGCGCTTATATCATGGACCATATCTGGAAGGAAGAAAAATAA
- a CDS encoding TRL-like family protein produces MKKFLCVGWIFFLGNCLSIQIGNPSFTVLQNKGQSGWYTPGKIPIPGDTYVESCTTNYFGLVSVGNASYEWVTKKSQLKEIHSVDHIYKNQYFFFQELCLRVTGI; encoded by the coding sequence ATGAAGAAATTCCTGTGTGTTGGATGGATTTTTTTTTTAGGAAACTGTCTGAGTATCCAAATTGGAAATCCATCTTTCACTGTTTTGCAAAACAAAGGACAATCAGGATGGTATACCCCTGGAAAAATTCCAATTCCCGGGGATACTTACGTAGAATCTTGTACCACTAATTATTTTGGTCTTGTGAGTGTAGGGAACGCAAGTTACGAATGGGTAACAAAAAAATCGCAACTTAAAGAGATCCATAGTGTGGATCATATTTATAAAAACCAATATTTCTTTTTCCAAGAACTTTGTTTGCGGGTGACAGGGATATGA
- a CDS encoding SGNH/GDSL hydrolase family protein → MKKLRFIFLIGVTVFLIHCDKKKDPVNDFETNLLCTTLAICNGETPAKTGIIGDSWTDLLLGFPFVETLRPQLENRYNYKFAGATLGGKTLQQVVSQGLQFQVIDQGGADMKVVLLSLGGNDIQANLSEYIGNINTVQAQRFATFKANLKQLIITGNAYKISRFGGPPIKWIIHGYDYPNPYMTPVIAGSDEGCKSKFDRIGLIVPDAGVFTSTQLDAFNNLLVDITREEPSLIYVDLRNTLGGKPASRAEFMLDCIHANNLGYTLLADKLARLIYPVTNIGL, encoded by the coding sequence ATGAAAAAGCTTAGATTCATATTTTTAATTGGGGTCACAGTATTTCTCATACACTGTGACAAAAAAAAGGATCCAGTAAATGATTTTGAAACAAATTTACTCTGTACTACCCTTGCAATTTGTAATGGAGAGACACCAGCAAAAACCGGAATCATTGGAGATAGTTGGACTGACCTTTTATTAGGTTTCCCATTCGTCGAAACCTTAAGACCACAATTGGAAAACCGATACAATTACAAATTTGCGGGTGCAACTTTGGGTGGAAAAACTCTACAACAAGTTGTTAGCCAAGGACTCCAATTCCAAGTGATCGACCAAGGTGGAGCAGATATGAAAGTCGTTTTGCTTTCACTAGGTGGAAATGATATACAGGCAAATTTAAGCGAATACATTGGAAATATCAACACTGTCCAAGCCCAAAGATTTGCTACCTTCAAAGCTAATTTAAAACAACTCATCATCACTGGTAATGCATATAAAATCTCGCGTTTTGGTGGTCCGCCGATCAAGTGGATCATTCATGGTTACGATTATCCAAATCCATATATGACTCCAGTCATTGCAGGTTCTGATGAAGGTTGTAAATCTAAATTCGATCGAATTGGATTGATTGTTCCTGATGCAGGTGTATTTACTTCCACTCAGCTTGATGCTTTTAACAACTTACTCGTTGATATCACAAGAGAAGAACCTTCGCTCATTTATGTTGATTTAAGAAATACCTTAGGTGGGAAACCAGCTTCAAGAGCCGAATTCATGTTAGATTGTATTCATGCCAATAATTTAGGGTATACTCTTCTAGCAGATAAATTGGCGAGATTGATTTACCCAGTCACTAATATAGGATTATAA
- a CDS encoding tetratricopeptide repeat protein, which yields MAEDKIVQETPAKAFDFLIKAKELNPDPDYRYYNLSAQAHMKLGQIFDGIHAYEESIKRKKDQLDLVLYIADFYEKEKKPREALFYTKLYLEQKPNAKYRLYLAAILSRQLGLESDYEMYMQTLENDKTFVSEKDALQNSLLKNIKNRKWKEADDLSLRYLVYFPREEGMYETLILARRGRNSDSLEQAYIWTSTIFLKETRYFTRYGVYLQEKQRYLESLTLFRRGFYNLLRYDPNSDAKEILFLIRQSYANLGKDRDTLAIDSLVKDFQNQKNLIGTDLENHVSTYRKNREYLLFAIHWFSSRNETKANEYRKKLKERDLEFEESEFLRVMGPFAALPQEL from the coding sequence ATGGCAGAAGACAAAATTGTCCAAGAAACTCCTGCCAAAGCCTTTGATTTTCTCATCAAAGCAAAAGAATTAAACCCTGACCCCGATTACAGATATTACAATCTATCAGCCCAGGCCCACATGAAACTAGGGCAAATCTTCGATGGAATCCACGCTTACGAAGAATCTATCAAACGGAAAAAAGACCAATTGGATTTGGTATTGTACATTGCGGATTTTTATGAAAAAGAGAAAAAACCAAGAGAAGCACTTTTTTATACCAAACTGTATTTAGAACAGAAACCAAATGCTAAGTACAGATTGTACTTAGCAGCAATCCTTTCCCGCCAATTGGGTTTAGAATCAGATTACGAAATGTATATGCAAACATTGGAAAATGACAAAACATTCGTGTCAGAAAAAGACGCCTTACAAAATAGCCTTCTCAAAAATATCAAAAATAGAAAATGGAAAGAAGCAGATGATCTAAGTTTACGATATCTTGTGTACTTCCCACGAGAAGAAGGAATGTATGAAACTTTAATTTTAGCCAGGCGTGGTCGAAATTCGGATTCTCTTGAACAAGCATACATTTGGACCTCTACAATTTTTTTAAAGGAAACAAGATACTTCACACGTTATGGAGTATACCTTCAAGAAAAACAAAGGTACTTAGAATCCTTAACATTGTTTCGGCGAGGATTTTACAATCTTTTGAGATATGATCCAAATTCAGATGCAAAAGAAATTTTATTTCTCATACGCCAAAGTTATGCGAATCTTGGAAAAGACCGTGACACCTTAGCAATTGATTCTTTAGTCAAAGATTTCCAAAATCAGAAAAATCTAATTGGAACTGATCTTGAAAACCATGTGTCCACTTATCGAAAAAACAGAGAATATTTGCTTTTTGCCATCCATTGGTTTTCTTCGCGAAATGAAACCAAGGCAAATGAGTACCGAAAAAAACTAAAGGAACGTGATTTAGAATTTGAAGAATCAGAATTTCTGCGTGTGATGGGACCGTTTGCGGCTCTACCGCAAGAGTTATAA